The following coding sequences are from one Veillonella rodentium window:
- a CDS encoding glycosyltransferase — MMEKPIRVLQVIGIVAGGGVESVVMNYYKHIDRSKIQFDFVVHDDNVIDITETVTAMGGRVYKVPAYNKNILGFMSGIYHIVKKYHYNIVHCHMTTLGVFSLGPAWLAGAKIRILHGHSTTVKSERKRNMMKMILRPFSTFMANRYFACSRLVARWLYKTETDVQIINNAIDVDLFQYNESYRTALRHELVLDDKFVIGHIGRFMYQKNHDYLIRLFQYVASRIKSAHLVLVGDGPLRTQIMNQIDELGLTDRVTYLGLRNDVYQLYSAFDVLYLPSWYEGLAVVAVESQGTNLPILMSEYVTDEAVIDPMLAQCIGITDDDMNSWLVSTEQIFQHRRDRCGINNCINTKGYNIQLEAKRLEELYSEYCNG, encoded by the coding sequence ATGATGGAGAAACCTATTCGTGTTCTACAGGTTATCGGTATTGTTGCCGGTGGCGGGGTGGAATCGGTCGTAATGAATTATTATAAACATATAGACCGTTCAAAGATACAGTTCGATTTTGTCGTTCATGATGATAATGTTATTGATATTACGGAAACTGTAACGGCTATGGGGGGCAGGGTTTATAAAGTTCCGGCATACAATAAAAATATACTGGGCTTTATGAGCGGGATCTATCATATCGTGAAGAAATATCACTATAATATTGTGCATTGTCATATGACTACACTCGGTGTATTTTCTTTGGGTCCGGCATGGCTTGCGGGAGCAAAAATTCGTATTTTACACGGCCATAGTACGACCGTTAAGAGTGAAAGAAAACGAAATATGATGAAAATGATATTACGCCCGTTTTCTACCTTTATGGCAAATCGATACTTTGCCTGCAGCCGTCTTGTAGCGAGATGGTTATATAAAACTGAAACAGATGTGCAGATTATCAATAATGCTATTGACGTGGACCTTTTTCAATATAATGAAAGCTATCGGACTGCTTTGCGTCATGAACTGGTGTTGGATGATAAATTTGTTATCGGTCATATAGGGCGGTTTATGTATCAAAAGAACCATGATTACCTTATTCGACTGTTTCAATATGTGGCAAGTCGTATTAAATCTGCGCATTTAGTTCTTGTAGGCGATGGCCCGTTACGGACACAAATTATGAATCAGATTGATGAGCTCGGCTTAACCGATCGTGTAACTTACTTAGGATTACGTAATGATGTATATCAATTGTATAGTGCTTTTGATGTGCTCTATTTACCGTCCTGGTATGAAGGATTAGCTGTAGTTGCTGTTGAATCACAAGGGACAAATTTACCGATTCTTATGAGTGAATATGTAACAGATGAGGCGGTTATTGACCCTATGTTGGCACAGTGCATCGGTATCACTGATGATGATATGAACAGCTGGTTGGTTTCTACGGAACAAATTTTTCAACATAGACGAGACCGTTGTGGTATCAATAACTGCATTAATACGAAAGGCTATAATATTCAACTGGAAGCTAAACGCTTAGAGGAGTTATATAGTGAGTATTGTAACGGCTAG
- a CDS encoding glycosyltransferase family 9 protein, whose amino-acid sequence MSIVTASVKKLNILVEIMHGLGDTVCALSLLKALRYLYPMSHLTVLCKTKAGQDIIESSDIFVNEIIVLDVYKNIFDTINVIRYLRQQHFDIGVSACITPVKKSQLFMKICGVRQHIGFQVLGTNKFDYDMHFVEANVATLGLDYNDQFKPQLYVDAFSDTNIAHYFNHLDMELPVIGVCIGDADPSLTNRWLRTGRVFPRSWGITRIAGLIELLLKAKYQVVLIGGPQEVPLLEHLEAYLDNPKVVNLVGVCNIRESMAVVKRCTCSVGIDTGMQHIAGALNVPTVSIFGPTNPKNHGSFSDCSYFVEHDIDCKYCFGTDNYIHCNHRRCLTEITPNQVLDVIQNVVLS is encoded by the coding sequence GTGAGTATTGTAACGGCTAGTGTAAAAAAATTGAATATCTTAGTGGAGATTATGCATGGACTGGGCGATACAGTATGTGCTTTATCATTATTAAAAGCTTTACGCTATTTATATCCGATGTCGCATCTTACAGTGCTTTGTAAAACTAAGGCCGGTCAAGATATTATTGAATCGTCTGATATCTTTGTTAATGAGATAATAGTTCTGGATGTTTATAAGAATATATTTGATACGATAAACGTGATTCGATATTTACGGCAGCAGCATTTTGATATAGGTGTCAGTGCATGTATCACACCGGTTAAGAAATCACAACTATTCATGAAAATTTGCGGTGTGCGGCAACATATCGGATTTCAGGTATTGGGGACGAATAAATTTGATTATGATATGCATTTCGTAGAAGCTAATGTGGCAACATTAGGTCTAGATTATAATGATCAATTTAAACCGCAATTATATGTTGATGCTTTCAGTGATACAAATATAGCACATTATTTTAATCATTTAGATATGGAGCTACCTGTTATCGGCGTCTGCATCGGTGATGCGGATCCGTCACTCACCAATCGATGGTTGCGAACGGGACGTGTTTTCCCGAGATCTTGGGGGATTACACGTATAGCCGGATTGATAGAGTTATTATTAAAGGCAAAATATCAAGTGGTTCTGATCGGAGGACCACAGGAGGTTCCGTTACTGGAGCATTTAGAGGCATATTTAGATAATCCGAAGGTTGTTAATCTGGTAGGTGTCTGTAATATACGGGAGAGTATGGCGGTAGTTAAGAGATGTACCTGTTCCGTCGGTATTGATACGGGTATGCAGCATATAGCGGGGGCTTTGAATGTACCGACAGTATCTATATTCGGACCTACAAATCCTAAAAATCATGGTTCTTTTTCCGATTGCAGTTATTTTGTTGAGCATGATATAGACTGTAAATACTGCTTTGGTACAGATAATTATATTCATTGTAATCATCGCCGATGTTTAACGGAGATTACACCCAATCAAGTGTTGGATGTGATACAAAACGTAGTTTTGTCATAG